One segment of Brassica napus cultivar Da-Ae chromosome C3, Da-Ae, whole genome shotgun sequence DNA contains the following:
- the LOC106435278 gene encoding riboflavin biosynthesis protein PYRR, chloroplastic-like, whose translation MEIHYHHHTVSNWGNERLIPMAALSFRLCSSPLICRATLDNGRNHHATDASFIRRAADLSEMSAGLTSPHPNFGCVIATPSGKVAGEGYLYAQGTKPAEALAVEAAGEFCRGSTAYLNMEPGDCHGDHTAVSALVEAGVGRVVVGIRHPLQHLRGSAIREMRSHGIEVNVLGEDFQSKVLEDARKCCLLVNAPLIHRACSRVPFSLLKYAMTLDGKIAASSGHAAWISSKLSRTRVFELRGRSDAVIVGGNTVRQDDPRLTARHGQGHTPTRIVMSQSLDLPEKANLWDVSEVSTIVATQRGARKSYQKFLASKGVEVVEFDMLNPREVMEYFHLRGYLSILWECGGTLAASAIASGVIHKVVAFIAPKIIGGSKAPSPVGELGMVEMTQALNLIDVCYEQVGPDMLVSGFLQPVPDLLPVIPSEDATFEIDPSVNPFESSIIFFYKTWDLYGSFSNFSPHPIRMPYGDDYRTWSSVEHYYQANKFVGVENPLSHDCVEKIRTAKSPEEAALVGRSKQRQQPELVRSDWEDVKIEVMYMALKCKFSTYPHLKTMLLSTAGSVLVEASPHDLFWGGGREGEGLNYLGRLLMQLRSEYLGESSVSAENTSLAV comes from the exons ATGGAAATTCATTATCACCATCACACAGTTTCGAACTGGGGAAACGAGCGATTGATTCCAATGGCTGCTCTCTCGTTTCGACTTTGTTCGTCTCCCTTAATCTGCAGAGCCACTCTCGACAACGGCCGTAACCACCACGCGACCGATGCTTCCTTCATCCGACGCGCCGCCGATTTGTCCGAGATGTCCGCCGGACTCACATCACCTCACCCTAACTTCGGCTGTGTAATCGCCACTCCCTCCGGTAAAGTCGCCGGAGAAGGATACCTATACGCCCAGGGCACTAAACCTGCAGAAGCACTCGCCGTGGAAGCCGCCGGCGAGTTTTGCAGAGGCTCAACGGCTTATCTAAACATGGAGCCTGGTGATTGTCACGGCGACCACACTGCCGTCTCCGCTCTTGTTGAG GCTGGAGTTGGACGAGTTGTTGTGGGAATAAGACATCCTCTGCAGCATCTAAGAGGCTCTGCGATTCGTGAGATGAGAAGTCATGGGATTGAAGTGAATGTTCTTGGAGAGGATTTTCAGAGTAAAGTTCTTGAG GATGCTAGGAAGTGTTGCCTTCTTGTGAATGCTCCTCTGATTCATAGAGCTTGTTCTCGTGTTCCCTTCTCTCTTCTCAAGTATGCCATGACTCTTGATG gtaagATTGCAGCAAGTAGTGGACATGCAGCATGGATAAGTAGTAAGCTCTCTAGAACCCGAGTGTTCGAGTTACGTGGAAGAAGCGATGCTGTGATAGTTGGAGGAAACACCGTGCGCCAAGATG ATCCTCGGTTGACTGCAAGGCATGGACAAGGTCACACGCCTACTCGGATTGTGATGTCTCAGAGTCTTGATCTTCCTGAGAAAGCCAACCTATGGGATGTCTCGGAAGTATCTACCATTGTTGCCACACAAAGGGGTGCAAGAAAGAGTTACCAGAAGTTTCTCGCCTCAAAGGGTGTTGAAGTTGTGGAGTTTGACATGTTGAACCCAAGAGAAGTTATGGAATATTTCCATCTCCGTGGATATCTCTCTATCCTATGGGAGTGTGGGGGAACATTAGCTGCGTCTGCTATTGCATCCGGCGTCATCCACAAG GTTGTTGCTTTCATTGCCCCCAAAATTATCGGTGGGAGTAAAGCGCCGTCCCCTGTTGGTGAACTTGGGATGGTAGAGATGACACAAGCATTGAATCTAATCGATGTTTGCTACGAGCAG GTTGGTCCAGACATGCTTGTCAGTGGATTTCTTCAGCCCGTACCAGACCTTTTACCTGTTATCCCTTCGGAGGACGCAACTTTCGAGATTGACCCTAGTGTTAACCCCTTTGAGTCTAGTATCATATTCTTCTACAAAACATGGGACCTTTATGGAAGCTTCTCAAATTTCTCTCCGCATCCAATTCGAATGCCATATGGTGATGATTACAGAACATGGTCCAGTGTGGAGCATTACTATCAG GCAAACAAGTTTGTTGGAGTTGAAAATCCGTTATCACATGACTGCGTTGAGAAAATAAGAACAGCGAAAAGTCCAGAGGAAGCTGCTTTGGTAGGCAGATCAAAGCAGAGACAGCAACCTGAACTG GTTCGGAGTGACTGGGAAGATGTGAAGATAGAAGTAATGTACATGGCTCTGAAATGCAAGTTCTCTACTTATCCTCACTTGAAAACAATGTTGCTCTCGACCGCTGGATCGGTTCTTGTGGAGGCTTCACCGCACGATCTATTCTGGGGAGGTGGTCGCGAAGGAGAAGGGCTCAACTATCTTGGCAGACTACTTATGCAGCTTCGTTCTGAGTATTTGGGCGAATCCTCTGTTTCAGCTGAGAACACTTCCTTGGCCGTATGA
- the LOC111211501 gene encoding uncharacterized protein LOC111211501: MYILITWFLTSYRVELSVYDNEEQCTFIILGDAGKELTGRKATEMINAYVQENGGDASELEVPLPQCFIDTIGQTKKFKIKVAHYNFTSTRLSLNATKIVSPAVLPPKNPPLNTPPTLLGAQKHRPGAEVEISDVAESSGGGTSATDDQKKAKRTKRSG; encoded by the exons ATGTATATACTAATCACTTGGTTTTTAACCAGCTATCGGGTGGAGCTTTCTGTCTATGATAATGAGGAGCAGTGCACGTTCATCATTCTCGGAGATGCTGGGAAAGAGCTCACTGGCAGAAAAGCAACAGAGATGATCAACGCTTATGTTCAG GAAAATGGTGGAGATGCGTCTGAGCTTGAAGTTCCACTGCCACAATGTTTTATTGATACAATAGGCCAGACAAAGAAATTCAAAATCAAAGTCGCCCACTACAATTTCACTTCAACCCGACTGTCCTTGAACGCTACCAAGATAGTCTCACCAGCAGTTTTACCACCAAAGAATCCGCCACTCAACACGCCACCTACTCTTCTTGGTGCACAAAAGCATCGTCCAGGAGCTGAAGTCGAAATCTCAGATGTAGCTGAGAGCAGTGGTGGTGGTACTTCAGCCACTGACGACCAAAAGAAAGCTAAGCGTACCAAGCGTAGTGGCTAG
- the LOC106435283 gene encoding probable pectinesterase/pectinesterase inhibitor 33: MILNSPYKLIPKNLKKMLRGIFHICLSASFLLLPFSSAVHDGDFSGGANAPSPWDHNIAPSPETAPSPTTSPPSPGPAAAPSPINNGSISGDMTWWCNKTPHAETCNYYFQRSPHNNINRPPRFRSEFLRLLVQVALDQAVITHAQTVKFGPSCTNNQRKAAWSDCVKLFENTVAQLNLTLKGLNPGASSDVKCSNFDAQTWLSTAQTNIETCRSGSEDLKVSDFVMPAISNKNLSDFIGNCLAVNGVLMKQHNHTTANHEEYFPSWVSRHERRLLVSASLAKSRPHLVVSQDRSGHFRSIQSAINFAGRRRIKSRFIIYVKKGVYRENIEVGNDNHNIMLVGDGARKTIITSGRSVKNGYTTYNSATAGFGGQRFVAKDMTFINTAGPLRGQAVSVRSSSDLSVFYRVGIHGFQDTLYIHSQRQFFRECYISGTIDFIFGNAAVVFQNCMILVRRPLRGQANVITAQGRGDPFQNTGITIHSSRIIAASDLRPVIRAYKTYLGRPWQAYSRVTIMKTYIDNSISPLGWSPWLRGSNFALNTVFYGEYKNFGPGSSTRWRVRWKGFHAITSASVASRFTVGSLIAGGSWLPSTGVPFKTGL; encoded by the exons atgATTCTCAATTCCCCATACAAACTGATACCcaagaacttaaaaaaaatgctTAGAGGCATCTTCCACATCTGCCTCTCGGCATCATTTCTTCTTCTACCATTCTCCTCCGCCGTACACGACGGTGACTTCAGCGGTGGAGCAAATGCTCCTTCTCCATGGGACCACAATATTGCACCATCACCAGAAACCGCACCATCCCCAACCACCTCACCGCCATCTCCCGGTCCGGCGGCTGCTCCATCTCCGATCAACAACGGCTCTATCTCCGGAGACATGACATGGTGGTGCAACAAGACTCCACACGCTGAGACATGCAATTACTACTTCCAAAGGAGCCCACACAACAACATTAACAGACCACCAAGGTTTCGGTCCGAATTTCTACGATTGCTGGTCCAAGTAGCACTTGACCAAGCCGTCATCACACACGCTCAGACTGTAAAGTTCGGTCCGAGCTGCACCAACAACCAACGGAAAGCCGCTTGGTCAGACTGCGTAAAGCTCTTCGAAAACACGGTGGCTCAGCTGAACCTGACGCTCAAGGGACTTAACCCGGGGGCTTCCAGTGATGTGAAGTGTTCGAACTTCGACGCACAGACGTGGCTCAGCACAGCCCAGACCAACATTGAAACATGCCGGTCTGGTTCGGAGGATCTTAAAGTCTCGGATTTTGTCATGCCGGCGATCTCCAACAAGAACTTGTCGGATTTTATTGGAAACTGTTTGGCTGTCAATGGAGTTCTCATGAAGCAACATAATCATACAACTG CTAACCACGAAGAATACTTCCCAAGCTGGGTGTCAAGACACGAGAGGCGATTACTCGTATCAGCCTCTTTAGCGAAATCTAGACCCCATCTAGTGGTGTCACAAGACAGGTCCGGCCATTTCCGGTCGATCCAATCTGCGATAAACTTCGCAGGAAGACGGAGAATCAAGTcaagatttataatatatgtgaagAAAGGTGTTTACAGAGAGAACATTGAAGTGGGGAACGATAACCACAACATAATGCTTGTTGGTGACGGCGCAAGAAAAACAATCATCACCAGCGGTAGAAGCGTCAAAAACGGCTATACCACCTATAACTCAGCAACAGCTG GCTTTGGAGGCCAAAGGTTTGTAGCAAAGGACATGACCTTCATCAATACGGCAGGACCATTACGCGGCCAAGCTGTCTCGGTTCGGTCATCCTCTGACCTCTCAGTTTTCTACCGTGTCGGTATCCATGGATTCCAAGACACGCTCTACATTCACTCGCAACGTCAGTTCTTTAGAGAATGTTACATCTCAGGCACCATAGACTTCATCTTCGGAAATGCAGCTGTTGTGTTTCAAAACTGCATGATTCTCGTCCGACGTCCTCTCCGTGGCCAAGCTAACGTTATAACAGCTCAGGGTCGTGGTGACCCTTTTCAGAACACAGGTATTACCATCCATAGCTCAAGGATAATCGCGGCTTCTGATTTGAGGCCTGTTATTCGAGCTTACAAGACCTATTTAGGTCGACCGTGGCAAGCGTATTCGCGTGTTACTATCATGAAGACTTATATAGATAACTCAATCAGTCCCTTGGGATGGTCTCCTTGGTTAAGAGGGTCCAATTTTGCTCTCAACACGGTTTTCTATGGAGAGTATAAAAATTTTGGACCGGGTTCTTCCACGAGGTGGCGGGTCCGGTGGAAAGGATTCCACGCCATAACCAGTGCTTCGGTTGCTTCCCGGTTTACTGTGGGAAGCCTCATTGCAGGCGGTTCATGGTTGCCTTCCACTGGCGTGCCGTTCAAGACAGGGTTGTGA
- the BNAC03G75500D gene encoding uncharacterized protein BNAC03G75500D, giving the protein MKKQTKINSVLEKKLEELEYLSESLTVDEDDPSVYRDIELRVIFAKTLLAAEISSRPPTETEGEEVSEERLKLGCMAKRLNELEDAFTTNRFSGRDDESLDSNDGVGDGEAGSVYSWVNSCQEELGKAEEEKEEEEKLLLFQDASSEEKKGDEDAEQWPLFQDASSEEKTEVTFPAVPVKEEVVVREVIEKRRFAFMDLICFGLMGLIITLLLGYIGDITEEDPFLTPT; this is encoded by the coding sequence ATGAAGAAGCAGACAAAGATAAACTCAGTTTTGGAGAAGAAACTTGAAGAACTCGAGTATCTAAGTGAATCACTCACTGTTGATGAAGATGATCCCAGTGTCTACCGCGATATCGAACTCCGAGTTATCTTCGCGAAAACCCTCTTAGCGGCTGAGATTTCATCGCGACCGCCAACGGAgacagaaggagaagaagtcAGTGAAGAAAGGCTGAAACTTGGTTGCATGGCTAAGAGGTTAAACGAACTCGAAGATGCTTTTACAACCAATCGATTCTCCGGTCGTGATGATGAGAGTTTGGATAGTAATGATGGTGTTGGCGATGGTGAAGCCGGTTCGGTTTACTCGTGGGTGAATTCTTGTCAGGAGGAACTTGGTAAAGCAGAggaagagaaggaggaggaggagaagttGCTATTGTTTCAAGATGCTTCATCGGAGGAGAAGAAAGGAGATGAAGACGCTGAGCAGTGGCCATTGTTTCAAGATGCTTCATCGGAGGAGAAGACAGAGGTTACGTTTCCAGCAGTACCGGTTAAGGAAGAGGTGGTGGTTAGAGAAGTGATAGAGAAGAGGCGGTTTGCTTTTATGGATTTGATCTGTTTCGGTTTAATGGGTTTGATTATAACTTTACTATTAGGGTATATTGGTGATATCACAGAGGAAGATCCTTTTCTTACCCCTACTTAG
- the LOC125583590 gene encoding pectinesterase inhibitor 11-like — MAKQILYVLFLFLLSTTMELTTASSAAPAGTSKRAVNFIQASCKSTTYPTVCFSSLSGYANSIQTSPQRLAETALTVTVNQAQSTKVFVSRLARFKGLKKREVQAIRDCIEEISDTVDRLTKSVQEVKMCGRAKGRDQFWFHMSNAQTWTSAALTNAITCSDGFARRIMDGRIKNSVRARIVNLGRGTSNALALINAFAKKY, encoded by the coding sequence ATGGCAAAGCAAATACTCTACGTCCTCTTTCTTTTCCTCTTATCTACGACGATGGAGCTCACCACGGCGTCCTCCGCCGCACCTGCAGGAACTTCCAAACGCGCAGTAAACTTCATTCAAGCCTCTTGCAAATCCACCACATACCCAACCGTCTGCTTCAGTTCTCTCTCCGGCTACGCCAACTCCATCCAAACAAGCCCTCAACGTCTAGCCGAAACCGCACTCACCGTGACCGTTAACCAGGCCCAGTCCACGAAAGTCTTCGTCTCACGCTTGGCCCGTTTTAAGGGTCTCAAGAAACGAGAGGTACAAGCCATTAGGGACTGCATCGAGGAGATCAGTGACACCGTTGACCGTTTGACCAAGTCCGTCCAGGAAGTGAAGATGTGCGGTCGTGCTAAGGGTCGTGACCAGTTTTGGTTCCACATGAGCAATGCTCAGACCTGGACCAGTGCAGCTTTGACGAATGCAATCACTTGCTCCGATGGATTCGCGCGTCGGATCATGGATGGGCGGATCAAGAACTCGGTCCGGGCACGGATTGTGAATTTGGGCAGAGGAACTAGCAACGCTTTAGCTTTGATTAACGCTTTTGCGAAAAAGTACTAG